TTCAGGAGGAGAAGGACGAACTTTTAAAGACCCTGCCAAGAAGAAAAGTCAGCTTCAGGCATCATGAAAGTCCTTCAGACGGATACGGAATCCATAAAGTTGAATTCAAACTGCATAAACTTGCAGGTAGTATGGATAGAAAAAGCCTGTATTCGCTGAATTGGAAGTTCGGTAAAAAATCCAGTTGGATTCATAAAGGTGTGACGCTGAAACAACTTCAGGATTTGGAAAAAACCTGGATTGAAAAAGCCGAAGAAAATAGCTGGATTGTACCCAAGGCCAGATTTGGACTTTTTCCCGCTCAATCTGATGGTGATGAGGTCATTATTTATGATCCGGAAAATCGTGAAAAAGAACGTGCCAGGCTCCAGTTTGATGTCTGTATCGGTAAAGGGCGAAAAGATGTCTTTTCTGTGGGTCAGTATTTTCATACAAAGGACTCTGGGCAGTGGGATGTGGTTGGATTGCAGATTTCGACCGCTGGTGACAGGGTCGAAACGGGTATTGAAGAATTTAAATCTCAACATGACAGCGAGTCGGCATTATATCTTCAAGGGCTCAGCGATCGAGTCGCTGAAGACCTGGCAGAATACATTCATCATTTGCTTCATCAACGGACGGGAATGAAAAAGGACAATAAGGGGCAACGCTACAGCCCGGGGTATCCGGCAATAACAGATCTGACTCATAATCGTGTTATCTGGGAACTGCTTGGGGCTGAGGATATTGGGGTGTCCCTGACCTCCGGGAATGAGTTTTATCCCCCAAGCACGACAGCAGCTGTGGTCTGTTTTCATAAGGATGCGGGATATAGTTGATCCACTGGGCGTGGGGCCAACTAGCAATATATTTTATTGCTGTCAAAGGGTTAGCTCGGCTTGAAATGCTAATGCTGATTGCTTCCCTTGCCAAAGGGCGTGGGGCCGAACGCGTTATCTTGTCGAGCATGGCAAATAGACCTCTCGGTTGTTTATTGTTTGTTGATAAATCTGTTTCCAACGAGCGTATCCCAGCACAACTCCCAGTTCAAAATGAGGTTTAGTCCACTTAATGTTCAACCGATAAGAAAACCATTGCGCAATAAGGATTAGACCTCCTGAAAGATTGTGCGACGCAAAGATAAACCCTTTAAAAAAAAGACTTTTTGGCTTACGGAACCGGTAGAAATAAACCCTTTATATAATTGACATCATTTGTTAGGATAATGGGGAGGTTTACCCGAATAAAAACAAGGGATGTTGCCCTGCACATTTTTATCTGCAGGACTCTTTTCAGATTATAAATCCGCTATTTTGAGGCAAATTGAATCATGTTTAAACGATTCACAGAAAGGGCTCGGAGGGTCATAATTCTTGCTCGCGAGGAAGCTGAACTCTACCGCCACGAATATCTAGGTACAGAACATATTTTGCAGGGAGTGATTAAAGATGGTGGGGGTATTGCTGTCGCCATAGTTCAAAAAAGCGGAGTAGATCTGACTCAATTAAAAAAAGAGTTGGAAAAAAACCTGCCTCGCAGTTCGAACTCTTTGATCATAGGTGATATTCCTTTCACATCAAGAGCAAAGAAAGTTTTGGAATTTGCGGTGGAGGAAGCACGTTCCTTAAACCACAATTATATTGGCACGGAGCATCTTCTCTTAGGGCTTTTGAAGGAGAAAGAGGGTGTTGCTTGCAGGGTTCTGAATAGTTTTGGAATGTTCTTTGATGATGTCCGCGAAAAAATTGTGGAAATGTTCAAAGANNNNNNNNNNNNNNNNNNNNNNNNNNNNNNNNNNNNNNNNNNNNNNNNNNNNNNNNNNNNNNNNNNNNNNNNNNNNNNNNNNNNNNNNNNNNNNNNNNNNATATTGGCACGGAGCATCTTCTCTTAGGGCTTTTGAAGGAGAAAGAGGGTGTTGCTTGCAGGGTTCTGAATAGTTTTGGAATGTTCTTTGATGATGTCCGCGAAAAAATTGTGGAAATGTTCAAAGAACCTACCGAGAGCAACCGTGAGGTAGGCAAAACGCCAACCCTGGATGAATTCAGCCGTGACCTTACTAAAATGGCAATCGACGGAAAGCTGGATCCTGTGATCGGCCGGGCCAAGGAAATAGAACGGGTGATCCAGATACTCAGCCGACGTACAAAAAATAATCCTGTTTTAATTGGCGAGCCTGGAGTTGGTAAAACTGCAATCGTTGAAGGCTTGGCACAGCTAATTGCTGAACGTGAAGTTCCTGATACCCTTTTTGAGAAGAGGGTGGTTTCCCTGGACCTGGGTTCCCTCATTGCGGGCACAAAATACCGTGGTCAGTTTGAAGCCCGTCTCAAAGGTATTATGAAAGAAATCATTCAGAATGACAGTGTCATCCTTTTTGTAGACGAGCTGCATACTTTGGTTGGAGCTGGAGCCGCTGAAGGTTCGGTTGATGCTTCAAATATGCTCAAGCCAGCTCTTTCCCGTGGTGAAATTCAATGTATTGGTGCAACCACTTTGGAAGAGTACAGAAAATATATTGAAAAAAATGGTGCTTTAGAAAGACGTTTCCAGCCCATCATCGTTAATCCTCCAACGGTTGAAGAAACGATTGAGATTATTAAAGGGCTGAAAGTTCCATATGAATTGCATCACAAGGCAAAAATCTCTGACGACGCGATTGTAACTGCGGTCCAGTACTCTGAACGTTATATCAGTGATCGTTTTCTCCCGGATAAAGCCATTGACGTGATTGATGAGGCTGGTTCCAGGGTGCGCTTACGTGAAGTGACTCAATCTCCTGAGATGAAAAAAATTCAGCGGGATATAGACATTGTGATTCGCGATAAAAAAGTATGCATTGAAAACCAGGAGTTTGAAAAGGCCGTTGAGTTGCGCGATAAAGAAGAAGAGTTGCGCGATAAACTGGATATGGTGAAAGCAGATTGGGATAAAGACCGTGATGATAGTGAACCAAGCATCACTGAGGATGATATTGCCGATGTTGTTTCGAGTATGACTGGAATTCCTCTCTCTCGCATTGAAGAGAAGGAAAGCGCTCGCCTCATAAATATGGAAAATGAACTGGCTGGAAAAGTAGTGGGCCAGGGTGAGGCGATTAAAGTGTTGACGAAGGCGATTCGAAGATCCCGCTCTGGATTGAAAGATATGAAAAGGCCGATTGGGACCTTTTTGTTTCTTGGTCCAACTGGTGTTGGCAAAACAGAGCTGGCTAAGGTTCTGGCCGAATTTCTGTTCGGCAATGAAGACGCTCTCATACGACTGGATATGTCTGAGTATATGGAAAAATTTAATGTTTCGCGCCTGACAGGAGCACCTCCAGGATATGTTGGATATGAAGAGGGAGGTCAATTGACAGAAAAGGTACGACGCAAACCTTATTCTGTGGTCCTCTTTGACGAGATAGAAAAGGCAAACTCTGACATCTACCATCTCTTGTTGCAGATCATGGATGATGGTCGGCTGACCGATAGTTATGGCCGGGTGATAGATTTCAAGAACACGGTTGTGATTCTGACTTCTAACATAAGCTCCCGAATGCTTGAAAAGGGAACCAGTCTCGGGTTCCATAAGGATGATGAAGAATTGAATTACGATAAAATGCAAAAGGAATTGAAACAGGACTTGAAGAAAACTTTCAACCCTGAGTTCCTCAATCGTTTGAGTGAGACGGTAGTTTTCCGTCCTCTGGAATTGGATAATATTGTCGAGATTCTAGATGTTCAATTAAATATTCTCAATGAGCAGTTGATCCAGCAAGGGTTGACCATTGACGTAACACCGGGTGCGAAAAGATGGCTGGCTGAAAAAGGCTATGACCCGAATTTTGGAGCCCGGCCTTTAAAACGAGCGATTCAAAAACATTTGGAAGATGTTTTGTCCGATGAAATGCTCAAAGGGCGGTTTAAAAATGGCGGACTCATTGAGGTCAGTTTGCAGGATGACAGCTTGGTATTTGTAGAAAAGTCCGGAGCTGTGAATGTTGGCTGATAAAATTTTCTTCGCTTGAGCGAAGCAATGATGATAAAAAATATTTAAAGTATTAAGTTTCAGTGGGTTATACTGCTGAGGCTTGATACTTTTTTTTGTCTGGAAATACAGGTGATGAATCTCCCTGATAACTCTAAAAATTTCAGATAGTTCTGGCCGAATGTTAAAAAAAGCCCACATTTTTTTTGCGGCCTTAATTGGCATTATTCTAGTTTCCCTGGTCCCTTGTGCTTTGGCTCAAGAAGGTGAAATCGTTGAGTCTGTAAAGATTTCTGGTAACAAGCGGATTGATGAATCTACCATCCTCTATTACATTCGGACCAAGACAGGCTCCATTCTTTCCAAAAAACAGATCCGTGAGGACATTGAGCAAATATACAGCCTTGGGCAATTCAAGGATATTCGTGTTGAAACACGGGAGACGTTGAAAGGGCTGGAATTAGAGTTTATTGTTGAAGAGATACCTTCAATCGGAGATGTTGATATTGTTGGTAATGACAAGATAGACGCAAACGATATCCGGGAAAAAATAGGACTCAAAAGAGGGGCGACTTTTAATGACCATATGGTTTTGGAAAGTAGCGATGAGATCCTAAAACTATATCGTGAGAAAGGTTACTTTTTTGCGCAAGTCGATATAGATACCCAGTCCGGAAAGGGAAACCTGGTAAATATTTCGATAAGGATCAAGGAGGGGGAAAAGGTAAAGATTGAAAAGATTCGTTTTTCAGGTAACAAGGCATTTCCTGATGATGACCTCCTGGATCAGATGGAAACCCAAGAGACGTCTTGGTTTTCATTTCTGGATGATTCCGGGGTGTATCAGAAAGATATCTTAAAGCTGGATTTATTTCGGGTAGAAGGTTTTTACCATGACAACGGTTATCTCAGGGTCAAGGTGCTGGAGCCGCGTATTGATATAAATAAAAAAGCCAGAGAGGTTCATATTACTATACCGGTTGAAGAGGGCCCTCAATTCCGCGTAAAGAGTTTGAAGTTAAATAGTGATGATGCGGTTTCAGCGGATGAAATCCAAAAAAGCATAAAGACTAAAGTAGGTGAGGTCTACAATGTATCTGAGTTGCGTGAGGATATTTTAACAATCACTGATTTGTATTCTAAGAAAGGTTATGCTTACGCGGATGCGAACCCGGTTTCTAAGCTGAACGATGCTGACCGTACTGTTGAGTTGTCCATCGAGGTTGATAAGGGTAAAAAGGTATATGTTGGCAATATTGAAATACTCGGAAACATCAAAACCCGGGATAATGTTATCCGCAGAGAATTTCGTTTAAAAGAAGGAGAACTATTCGATAGCTCCAAATTGAAGCGAAGCAAACAAAGGATCAACAACCTTAATTTTTTTGAAGATGTTAAAATAGATACCCATCGAGGTTTGGACCCTGACCTCATTGATATTTTAACGACAGTGACCGAAAGACCGACTGGGAATTTCACAGTTGGGGCAGGTTTTAGTTCTGTGGAAAATCTTATTTTTACGACCGCCATTACCCAGAATAACCTTTTTGGAAATGGCCAGAGTTTGAGTTTAAATGCCCAGCTTTCTTCTATCCGTGCGGATTTTAGCTTGAGCTTTACTGAACCACGTTTGTTAGATTCAGAAATATTACTGGGGATTGATGCCTTTAACAGGGACCAGGATTTTCTCAGTTTTAGTTCACAGTCAACGGGTGGTGGGTTTCGCCTGGGTAAAAATGTTTCCGAATATGATTCGGTTAATTTTAGATACCGTTTTGAAACTGTAGAACTTTCTGGTCTGGCTGCTGCCGATGAAACCGAGTTTTTTAAAAATGAAACCCGTGTGACCAGCAGGGTGGCGCCAACTTATGTCCATGATTCACGTGATAATTTTTTAAACCCTTCCACGGGGTGGAGGCATGTGATAGGATTTGAGTTTGCCGGGCTGGGTGGTGCGAAATTTACCAAGTCTGTTTATGAAGTGACTTATTATCATCCTCTCATAGGGAAACTTGTTGGTGCGGCCCATGGTCGGATTAACTATGGGGATGGGTATGGTGGTGAAGAGCTTCCGGGCTTTGAAAGGTATTTCATGGGAGGTCCTAATTCCCTGAGAGGTTTTACAATTCAGGATGTTGGGCCAAAAGATGGTGATGGCGACCCTGTTGGAGGTGAGCAATCACTTCTTATCAACTTGGAATTGCAGTATCCCTTTACTAAGTCTTTTCGCGGGTTTTTATTTTATGATCGCGGAAATGTTTATGGTAGCGGCACTGATACCAGTACTACTGCGAAAAGTTTTGACCTTGCTGAAATGCGAAGCAGTATTGGGGCCGGCATACGCTTTTTAAGCCCTTTTGGTCCGCTGGGCTTTGCTTATGGAATTAAACTGGATAAGCAATCCGGCGAAGAAGCAGCGCAATTTCATTTCTCGGCAGGAAGCGCATTCTAAAACTTATTTTCTTTAAAAGGATCAGATTTATGCGGTTAACAAATTTATTACAGTTTAGAGGTGTTAGTCCTCTCCTCATCTTGGTTTTTCTGCTTTGCGGACCTTTTGTCGTTTCTTCGTTTGCGGCAGATAGTCGAATTGGTTTTTTGAATATTCAAAAAGCAGTTTCCAGCACTAAAGAATGGAAAACAAACTTTGAAAAATTTAAGGCGGAATTTAATAAAGAAAAGAAGAGAATCAAGATCAGGGAGCAGAAGATCAAAAAAATGTTGACGAATCTGAGTAAGCAAAGTTTTGTTCTGGATCCGGAATTAAAGAAGAAAAAAGAAGAAGAGTTTAGAAAGGAAAAAATCGAGTTTGAAAGATATGTGCAGGACCAGAACACGGAGTTTGGAAACAAGGAAAAGGAAATGACCCAGAAAATGTTGATTAAAATGATGGGAGTTATTAAAAAAATTGGTAAAGAAAAGAAATATACAATGATTCTGGAAGAGAAAGTTGTTCTCTACCATGATAAGGGCAACGATTTGACGAGTGTTGCTACACGGGCTTATGACCGATCAAATAAATAAGCCGGTTAAACTTCGGCTAAATCAGTCTGCTTGATTCCGCACTTGTGTTCTCAGGTTCTTCCAGAAAAAAAACGGCTTTCAACAGAAAGTTTGGGCTCCCACTATGATTGATATTAATGAAATAAAAAAGATCATCCCTCACCGATACCCTTTTTTGCTGGTGGATAAGATTATTGAGTGTGATATGGACTCCAGAATTGTCGGTATCAAAAATGTGACAATTAATGAACCTTTTTTTCAGGGACATTTCCCAGAGTTTCCGGTCATGCCAGGTGTCCTTATTATTGAAGCCCTTGCCCAGGTTGCCTGTATTTTAGGAGTTAAAATTATGAACAGGGAAGGCCAGTCTTCCGTGTTTTTTACCGGTATTGACGGTGCAAAATTCAGGAAACCTGTTGTTCCTGGTGACCAGCTAAGGTTGGAGTTGACGAAAATCAAGCAAAGAGGAACTCTTTTCCGATTTGAAGGCAAAGCATATGTGGGGGATGCTTTGGCCACAGAGTGTACTATTCAGGCTATGCTCGGCAAGGACTGATTTGCAACGGCGCACTATTATTTTGCGTGTTTTTCAGATCAATCATCAAGATGGTTTTACCCTTTAGAACGTGACAATTCATTCCAGCGCAGTTATTCATAAAGATGCAATTCTGGCCGAGGGAGTCGAGGTGGGTCCTTTTACCACTATTGGCCCGAAAGCCAGGATTGGAGAAGGAACGATTGTAGGCCCTAATGTATTGATTGAAGGGGATACAGTTATCGGCCGGAACTGCAGGATTTTTCATGGTGCTTCTCTGGGAGGAGAACCGCAAATAAAGAACTTTAAGGATGTTCCTGCTTCCCTGGAAATTGGTAATGAAACGGTTATTCGTGAGTATTCTACCATTCACCGTTCGGGATTTGAAAATGGTGTGACCCGGATTGGAAATGGTTGTTTGCTCATGGCCTATTCACACGTGGGCCATGATTGTGAGATCGGAAATGAAGTGGTTATTGTAAATAGCACGGCTTTATCTGGTCATGTGATTGTGGAAGATAAAGCATTTATTTCAGGTTTGGTGGGCATCCATCAGTTTGTTCGAATTGGGCAGTATGCTATGGTTGGAGGAATGGCGCGTGTGAATCAGGATATCCTTCCCTTTTCTACTGTGGAAGGAAATCCGGCTAAAATGTTCGGTGCAAATACAATTGGTCTTAAGCGCGCAAACTTTAAGCCAGATGTCAGGGCGGAAATAAAAAAAGCTTTGAAATTGATTGCCCAGCCAGAGCTGAATACAAATCAGGCTGTTGAAAAAATCGAAGCGGATATTAAAATGATTGATGAAGTTCAATATCTTGTAAATTTTATAAAAAATTCCTCCAGAGGAGTGACTAAATAGTGGCTAAGGTGAAAGCTGGTGTAATTGGAGCAGGAAGAATGGGCGGGTATCATGTAGGTGTCTTATCCGAAATGCAGGGAGTCGACCTGGCAGGGGTTGTGGATAATGACCCTGAGCGTCGAAAGGCCATTCAGGAGACTCAACATGCTCCAACTTTTTCAGACTTTAAAGAAATTATTGGCCGGGTTGAAGTGGCCGTTGTCGCAGTGCCTACAACGCTGCATTACCCCATTGCTAAAGAACTGCTTAGTAATGGTATTCATGTTTTGTTAGAAAAGCCCTGTGCTAACAGTCTTGATCATGCACGAGAACTCTTCCAGATAGCTCAGGACAAGAATCTTACCTTGCATATTGGTCATGTGGAACGGTTTAATGGAGCTGTTCAGGAATTACATAAAATTGTTGAAACTCCCCTGTTTGTAGAGTGTAAGCGAACCGGTCCTTTCAATGAAAGAATCAAGGATGATGGGGTGATACTGGACATAATGATTCATGATATTGATATCATTCTCAACCTGATCCAATCTAAAGTGACTACTTCGCATGTACTTGGGGCTTCAGTTTTTTCTGACAAGGATGATCTTGTGAGCGCTCAACTTGAGTTTGAAAATGGTTGTATTGCAAATATTGTTGCAAGTCGCGCGTCTCAAAATAAAGTCCGCACTTTGTCAGTAACACAGAAAGATTCTTTCGTGGTTTTGGATTACACCGATCAGGAAATTTATGTTCACCGTAAATCCTCATCGGAGCACCAAATGAGCAAGGGGTCGCTAAGGTATAAGCAGGAATCGCTGGTCGAAAGGATTTTTGTTCATAAAGATAATCCTCTAAAACTTGAGCTCCAGCATTTCATTGATTGCGTTAAAAATGGAAGTCCTCGAAATGTCGCAGTGAATAACGAACTTTATTCGTTGGAAATTGCTCTTGATATATTGGACCAGTTCAATAAGAAAAGAAATAATTAGTTTCTCTATCTGTTAAAGATCGCATCGTAGTCTCATTATTACCCCAGTTACGATACAGGCACTCCTTACGTTAATTCTTCTTTTTTGTCCGTTAATATGGATAGCACCCATGAAAAAATAGGCCTTGTAGCAGGATCGGGAGAGGTTCCAATATATTTTGCGCGTAAAGCCAGCCAGTTGGGGATAAAAATTATAAGTGTTGGATTTTCTGATGAGATCCAAAACGACCTGAAACCCTACTCTGAAAACAGTTACTCTATTGGTGTAGGTCAGGCAGGAAAAATTCTTGCGACGTTTCAAAAGAATAATGTAAAGGATTTGCTGATTCTGGGTAAAGTGGATAAAGGTATTGTTTTTAAATTGCAAAAATTTGATCTTAAGGCTCTCAAGTTTTTAAAAAACATCGTGACGCATGAAGATAAGGTACTTTTGCTGGGAATGATTGGTGAGCTTGAAAAAGAAGGATTCAAAGTTTTGAGCCAAAAAGAATTTTTGTCGGAAATTTTTCCGTCAAAAGGAACCTTGACGCGAAGAGAACCTACAAAGCAGGAATTGGCGGATATTGAGTTTGGGCTTCCCATTGCCAGAAAACTGGCTGATATGGAAATCGGTCAGACGCTCATTGTAAAAAATAAAACTGTTGTGGCTGTAGAAGCTTTGGAGGGAACTGACAGAGCTATCCAAAGAGGGTGTGAGCTTGCTCAGGGTAAATGTGTGGTGATCAAAGTTAGCAGGACTAATCAGGATTATCGTTATGATAGCCCGGGTATCGGACCACAAACTATTCGTATGTTGAGCGAAGGTTCAGTTTTGGCATTGGAAGCAGAGCGGGTAATGGTGGTGGAACAGGAAAAAGTTCTTGAATTGGCGGATGCATCGAAAATTTCTGTAACCTGTTGTTAGTTTTAACGCAAGGTGGCAGGGACATCAAATTGCAAAACTTCATCCCGATTTTAAAAATCTATTGAATTTTAAGGCTGGCGAGAGGCTGGCCAGTGGAGGCTTTCTGAACTATTTGATCATAGCTGGAGAGGCATCTGGAGACTTGCATGGCTCAAAACTGGTGTCGGCATTAAAGGCTCGCTCGCCCGAGGCTGGTTTTAAAGGTATGGGTGGAGCCAAAATGAGGGAAGCCGGTGTGGATACGCTGTTTGGAATTGAGCGTATGGGCGCAGTCGGAATTGTCGAGGTTCTGGGAGACTTTGGCCATTATTACAAGGTCTATCGGACGCTGATGAGGGAAATTGCCTCGCGAAGCTATGATGCTCTGATTCTTATAGACTATCCTACGCTAAACCTTAGATTGGCAAAACAGGGAAGGCGTTTCGGTTGCCCGGTTTTCTTTTTCATCAGCCCCCAGATTTGGGCCTGGAGAAAAGGAAGAATTAAGGAGATCCGGGAATCCGTTAGTAAAATGTTTGTCATTCTCCCTTTTGAAGAGAAGTTGTATTTGGATGCTGGAGTGGACGCGGAATTTTTGGGGCATCCGTTTGTGGACCATGTTCAGCCCAGCCGGTCTCGTGAAGAAAGCCAGATAAAATATTCCTTGGATTCCAAGGTTAAAACAATTGGACTTCTGCCTGGAAGCAGAATGAATGAGATCGACTCTCTATTGAATGTAATGGTTGAGGCAGCTGAAAAAATTCGCAATGAACTGGGAGACTGTCAGTTTCTTCTGCCTGTCGCTAACTCTATTGATCCAGTTATTCTTAAACAGCGTTTGGGAACCAACCCTCTTGGTATAAAGTTGATTGAGGGTGAACCTTATGATGTGATGAATAGCTGCGATATGCTGATCATTGCGTCAGGCTCAGCTACATTGGAAGCGGGAATGCTGGGTTGTCCCATGGTTATCATTTATAAGTTGAATCGATTGACCTACTGGTTGGCAAAGTTATTGGTCGATGCACCATTGGTGGGCCTGGTGAATATTGTTGCCGAGGAAGAGGTGGCGAAAGAATTAATACAGGATAAAGTGACAGTGGAGAATATTTCTGCGGAAGTGCTTGCTGTATTGCAGAACCCTGAAAAGGGAAAAGCGATTCGCGAGCGGCTACTGAAAATTAAGAACACTTTGGGCAGGCCCGGGGTTATGGAAGCCGTCGCGAAACGCATTGCTGATTATATGGATAAATATAGAGACAATGAAAAAACTCCTGTTTAATTATGTACTCCCATACCTGCTTTTCGGGTTGATTTATATTTGGTGCCTGACTCTGCGAGAAAAAAACCTCAATAAAGAAGGGGAAAACCAATTCAAGCAAAACCCAGGTCCCTATATCCTGACCTTGTGGCATGGAAGAATTTTTTACCTGTTCTATTATCTTCGCAGAAACCCGGATTATTTCCTATTGATCAGTCCTAGTGAAGATGGAGATCTTCTTGCGCGTCTTGCCCGACTGATGGGCTACTCAGTAATACGAGGATCAACATATAAAAAAGCTGTTCCAGCAGCCCGGTCTCTGATTAAAGTCTTGCGTCGGAATAAACGGATCATCATCATTGCGGATGGTTCCCGTGGACCAAGATGCGTAGCCCAGCCAGGTTCGATTCAACTGGCAGCAATTACCGGGGTGCCTGTTTTCCCGATGACATTCGGGTCCAAAAATAAGGTGGTTCTAAAAACCTGGGACCGGTTTGTCATTCCTATCCCTTTTA
This window of the Nitrospinota bacterium genome carries:
- the bamA gene encoding outer membrane protein assembly factor BamA, whose protein sequence is MLKKAHIFFAALIGIILVSLVPCALAQEGEIVESVKISGNKRIDESTILYYIRTKTGSILSKKQIREDIEQIYSLGQFKDIRVETRETLKGLELEFIVEEIPSIGDVDIVGNDKIDANDIREKIGLKRGATFNDHMVLESSDEILKLYREKGYFFAQVDIDTQSGKGNLVNISIRIKEGEKVKIEKIRFSGNKAFPDDDLLDQMETQETSWFSFLDDSGVYQKDILKLDLFRVEGFYHDNGYLRVKVLEPRIDINKKAREVHITIPVEEGPQFRVKSLKLNSDDAVSADEIQKSIKTKVGEVYNVSELREDILTITDLYSKKGYAYADANPVSKLNDADRTVELSIEVDKGKKVYVGNIEILGNIKTRDNVIRREFRLKEGELFDSSKLKRSKQRINNLNFFEDVKIDTHRGLDPDLIDILTTVTERPTGNFTVGAGFSSVENLIFTTAITQNNLFGNGQSLSLNAQLSSIRADFSLSFTEPRLLDSEILLGIDAFNRDQDFLSFSSQSTGGGFRLGKNVSEYDSVNFRYRFETVELSGLAAADETEFFKNETRVTSRVAPTYVHDSRDNFLNPSTGWRHVIGFEFAGLGGAKFTKSVYEVTYYHPLIGKLVGAAHGRINYGDGYGGEELPGFERYFMGGPNSLRGFTIQDVGPKDGDGDPVGGEQSLLINLELQYPFTKSFRGFLFYDRGNVYGSGTDTSTTAKSFDLAEMRSSIGAGIRFLSPFGPLGFAYGIKLDKQSGEEAAQFHFSAGSAF
- a CDS encoding ATP-dependent Clp protease ATP-binding subunit, which encodes IGTEHLLLGLLKEKEGVACRVLNSFGMFFDDVREKIVEMFKEPTESNREVGKTPTLDEFSRDLTKMAIDGKLDPVIGRAKEIERVIQILSRRTKNNPVLIGEPGVGKTAIVEGLAQLIAEREVPDTLFEKRVVSLDLGSLIAGTKYRGQFEARLKGIMKEIIQNDSVILFVDELHTLVGAGAAEGSVDASNMLKPALSRGEIQCIGATTLEEYRKYIEKNGALERRFQPIIVNPPTVEETIEIIKGLKVPYELHHKAKISDDAIVTAVQYSERYISDRFLPDKAIDVIDEAGSRVRLREVTQSPEMKKIQRDIDIVIRDKKVCIENQEFEKAVELRDKEEELRDKLDMVKADWDKDRDDSEPSITEDDIADVVSSMTGIPLSRIEEKESARLINMENELAGKVVGQGEAIKVLTKAIRRSRSGLKDMKRPIGTFLFLGPTGVGKTELAKVLAEFLFGNEDALIRLDMSEYMEKFNVSRLTGAPPGYVGYEEGGQLTEKVRRKPYSVVLFDEIEKANSDIYHLLLQIMDDGRLTDSYGRVIDFKNTVVILTSNISSRMLEKGTSLGFHKDDEELNYDKMQKELKQDLKKTFNPEFLNRLSETVVFRPLELDNIVEILDVQLNILNEQLIQQGLTIDVTPGAKRWLAEKGYDPNFGARPLKRAIQKHLEDVLSDEMLKGRFKNGGLIEVSLQDDSLVFVEKSGAVNVG
- the lpxA gene encoding acyl-ACP--UDP-N-acetylglucosamine O-acyltransferase — protein: MTIHSSAVIHKDAILAEGVEVGPFTTIGPKARIGEGTIVGPNVLIEGDTVIGRNCRIFHGASLGGEPQIKNFKDVPASLEIGNETVIREYSTIHRSGFENGVTRIGNGCLLMAYSHVGHDCEIGNEVVIVNSTALSGHVIVEDKAFISGLVGIHQFVRIGQYAMVGGMARVNQDILPFSTVEGNPAKMFGANTIGLKRANFKPDVRAEIKKALKLIAQPELNTNQAVEKIEADIKMIDEVQYLVNFIKNSSRGVTK
- a CDS encoding ATP-dependent Clp protease ATP-binding subunit ClpC; translation: MFKRFTERARRVIILAREEAELYRHEYLGTEHILQGVIKDGGGIAVAIVQKSGVDLTQLKKELEKNLPRSSNSLIIGDIPFTSRAKKVLEFAVEEARSLNHNYIGTEHLLLGLLKEKEGVACRVLNSFGMFFDDVREKIVEMFK
- the fabZ gene encoding 3-hydroxyacyl-ACP dehydratase FabZ, giving the protein MIDINEIKKIIPHRYPFLLVDKIIECDMDSRIVGIKNVTINEPFFQGHFPEFPVMPGVLIIEALAQVACILGVKIMNREGQSSVFFTGIDGAKFRKPVVPGDQLRLELTKIKQRGTLFRFEGKAYVGDALATECTIQAMLGKD
- a CDS encoding Gfo/Idh/MocA family oxidoreductase is translated as MAKVKAGVIGAGRMGGYHVGVLSEMQGVDLAGVVDNDPERRKAIQETQHAPTFSDFKEIIGRVEVAVVAVPTTLHYPIAKELLSNGIHVLLEKPCANSLDHARELFQIAQDKNLTLHIGHVERFNGAVQELHKIVETPLFVECKRTGPFNERIKDDGVILDIMIHDIDIILNLIQSKVTTSHVLGASVFSDKDDLVSAQLEFENGCIANIVASRASQNKVRTLSVTQKDSFVVLDYTDQEIYVHRKSSSEHQMSKGSLRYKQESLVERIFVHKDNPLKLELQHFIDCVKNGSPRNVAVNNELYSLEIALDILDQFNKKRNN
- a CDS encoding OmpH family outer membrane protein, which produces MRLTNLLQFRGVSPLLILVFLLCGPFVVSSFAADSRIGFLNIQKAVSSTKEWKTNFEKFKAEFNKEKKRIKIREQKIKKMLTNLSKQSFVLDPELKKKKEEEFRKEKIEFERYVQDQNTEFGNKEKEMTQKMLIKMMGVIKKIGKEKKYTMILEEKVVLYHDKGNDLTSVATRAYDRSNK
- a CDS encoding LpxI family protein, giving the protein MDSTHEKIGLVAGSGEVPIYFARKASQLGIKIISVGFSDEIQNDLKPYSENSYSIGVGQAGKILATFQKNNVKDLLILGKVDKGIVFKLQKFDLKALKFLKNIVTHEDKVLLLGMIGELEKEGFKVLSQKEFLSEIFPSKGTLTRREPTKQELADIEFGLPIARKLADMEIGQTLIVKNKTVVAVEALEGTDRAIQRGCELAQGKCVVIKVSRTNQDYRYDSPGIGPQTIRMLSEGSVLALEAERVMVVEQEKVLELADASKISVTCC
- a CDS encoding 5-methyltetrahydrofolate--homocysteine methyltransferase; the encoded protein is QEEKDELLKTLPRRKVSFRHHESPSDGYGIHKVEFKLHKLAGSMDRKSLYSLNWKFGKKSSWIHKGVTLKQLQDLEKTWIEKAEENSWIVPKARFGLFPAQSDGDEVIIYDPENREKERARLQFDVCIGKGRKDVFSVGQYFHTKDSGQWDVVGLQISTAGDRVETGIEEFKSQHDSESALYLQGLSDRVAEDLAEYIHHLLHQRTGMKKDNKGQRYSPGYPAITDLTHNRVIWELLGAEDIGVSLTSGNEFYPPSTTAAVVCFHKDAGYS